A DNA window from Capnocytophaga sp. ARDL2 contains the following coding sequences:
- a CDS encoding prolyl oligopeptidase family serine peptidase translates to MKKIIGISALLLTLSVQAQQQVMTKETLWKLGRVSALGVSDDERYVYYKVSTPNVQELTYTSTYWMTSVDGEKFKQLDEYPKELKSKNVSPKGTHEIAVETVKVEKVLGKDYYPEMTKSEAYIFDGLDYRHWDTYTDGTFNHIVVTDKESGEKTDILKDQPFHSPQKTFGGNEDYTWSPDGTQIIYVSKKLTGTDYALSTNTDLYAYNIQTKETQNLTEYNLGYDTHPLFSPNGHLTWLQMKRDGYEADKNDLIVRINDVDKNLTALWDGTVNSYIWAKDGKKIYFTAPIDGTVQLFEIGFNPVDGNSTAVKQLTKGNFDITGLVGFAKDRIVVTRTDFNTANEVYAYDLKKKRWNRISRANDTIYKNIAKSKVERKYVTTTDGKQMLVYVILPPNYDASKKYPTLLYCQGGPQSALSQFYSFRWNFQLMAAEGYVVVAPNRRGMPGFGVEWNEAISLDWGGQVMDDYLTAIDEVAKESYVDKDRLGAIGASYGGYSVYYLAGIHNNRFKTFISHCGVFNLESMYGTTEEVFFTNFDAGGAYWEKNNAAAMKTYSKFNPQKMVDKWNTPILVIHGGEDYRVPIGQGQEAFQAAQLRGIKSRFLYFPHENHWVLQAQNAHIWQGEFFRWLKETL, encoded by the coding sequence ATGAAAAAAATAATAGGAATTTCAGCATTACTACTGACGCTTTCAGTACAAGCTCAGCAACAAGTAATGACCAAAGAAACACTGTGGAAATTGGGGCGAGTGAGTGCCTTGGGTGTTTCGGATGACGAACGATATGTGTATTACAAAGTTTCTACACCCAATGTGCAGGAATTGACCTATACCAGCACTTATTGGATGACGAGTGTAGATGGGGAAAAATTCAAACAATTGGACGAATATCCAAAAGAGTTGAAAAGCAAAAATGTTTCTCCTAAAGGTACTCACGAAATCGCCGTAGAAACAGTAAAAGTTGAAAAAGTTTTAGGAAAGGATTATTATCCCGAAATGACCAAGTCCGAAGCCTATATTTTCGATGGTTTGGATTACAGACATTGGGATACATACACCGACGGTACTTTCAATCACATTGTAGTTACTGATAAAGAATCGGGCGAAAAAACCGATATTTTAAAAGACCAACCGTTTCATTCACCTCAAAAAACATTTGGAGGAAATGAAGATTATACTTGGTCGCCAGATGGTACGCAGATTATTTATGTTTCGAAAAAGTTGACAGGTACAGATTATGCCTTGAGTACCAATACAGATTTGTATGCGTATAACATTCAAACCAAAGAAACTCAAAATCTTACCGAATACAATTTGGGATACGATACACATCCTTTGTTTTCGCCAAACGGACATTTGACTTGGTTGCAAATGAAACGCGATGGATACGAAGCTGATAAAAATGATTTGATTGTTCGTATCAATGATGTAGATAAAAATCTGACCGCTTTGTGGGACGGAACGGTTAATAGTTATATCTGGGCAAAAGATGGAAAGAAAATCTATTTTACCGCTCCGATTGATGGTACAGTACAGTTGTTTGAAATAGGATTTAACCCAGTAGATGGTAATTCAACTGCTGTAAAACAATTGACCAAAGGCAATTTTGACATTACAGGTTTGGTAGGATTTGCCAAAGATAGAATAGTGGTAACTCGTACAGATTTCAACACAGCAAATGAGGTGTATGCCTACGATTTGAAAAAGAAAAGATGGAACCGCATTTCGAGAGCCAACGATACCATTTACAAAAACATTGCAAAGAGCAAAGTTGAACGCAAATATGTAACTACTACCGACGGAAAACAAATGTTGGTATATGTGATTTTGCCACCAAACTATGATGCGTCAAAAAAATATCCAACTTTGTTGTATTGTCAAGGAGGGCCACAGTCGGCATTGTCACAGTTTTATTCATTCCGTTGGAATTTTCAATTGATGGCGGCAGAAGGATATGTGGTAGTAGCACCTAATCGCCGTGGAATGCCAGGATTTGGAGTAGAGTGGAATGAGGCAATTTCATTGGATTGGGGCGGACAAGTAATGGACGATTATTTGACAGCTATTGACGAAGTAGCCAAAGAATCGTATGTGGACAAAGACCGTCTGGGTGCAATAGGAGCGTCGTACGGAGGATATTCGGTGTATTATTTGGCGGGAATCCACAACAATCGTTTCAAGACATTTATTTCACACTGTGGAGTATTCAATTTAGAGTCGATGTACGGAACTACAGAAGAAGTGTTCTTTACAAATTTTGATGCAGGAGGGGCCTATTGGGAAAAAAACAACGCCGCTGCAATGAAAACTTATAGCAAATTCAACCCACAAAAAATGGTGGATAAATGGAACACGCCTATTTTGGTAATCCATGGAGGAGAAGATTATCGTGTGCCAATTGGACAAGGGCAAGAGGCTTTTCAAGCCGCACAATTGCGAGGAATCAAATCGAGATTTTTGTATTTCCCTCACGAAAACCACTGGGTGCTGCAAGCTCAAAATGCACACATCTGGCAAGGAGAGTTTTTCCGTTGGTTAAAAGAGACATTATAA
- the gpmI gene encoding 2,3-bisphosphoglycerate-independent phosphoglycerate mutase, with product MNKKVILMILDGWGHAPDPKVSAVDLANTPYIDQLYKDYPHAQLRTDGLHVGLPEGQMGNSEVGHMNIGAGRIVYQDLEKINRAVKLGTFGEEKVLKDALTFAKEHNKKVHLLGLVSDGGVHSHIDHLFALIDETEKHGLDQVFVHAFTDGRDVDPKSGVIHIGNLEKKLQNTSAKLASIVGRYYAMDRDKRWERVQKAYDLLVKGVGEPFANGVQAMEASYTAGVTDEFVLPISIVANDERPATIAPDDVVIFFNFRTDRGRQLTEVLSQIDLPEFGMNKLPLKYVTMTNYDDNFKGIEVIYDKGNIQNTLGEVLANAGKRQIRMAETEKYPHVTFFFSGGREEEFLGEKRILCPSPKVATYDLKPEMSAYDLKNALITELKAQSADFVCLNFANGDMVGHTGDLQAAIKACETVDTCVSEIVPVALENDYTLLIIADHGNCETMINPDGTPNTAHTTNPVPMIVVDKMSHKVSDGILGDVAPTILHLMGVAQPVEMTGKALVE from the coding sequence ATGAATAAAAAAGTTATTCTCATGATTTTAGACGGTTGGGGACATGCACCCGACCCGAAAGTTTCGGCGGTAGATTTGGCAAATACTCCGTATATCGATCAGTTGTATAAAGACTATCCTCACGCTCAGTTGCGTACTGATGGATTGCATGTGGGACTTCCTGAAGGTCAAATGGGAAATTCTGAAGTGGGACACATGAATATCGGTGCTGGGCGTATCGTATATCAAGACCTTGAAAAAATCAATCGTGCGGTAAAATTGGGAACTTTTGGCGAAGAAAAGGTATTGAAAGATGCTTTGACATTTGCCAAAGAACACAATAAAAAAGTACATTTGTTGGGATTGGTTTCAGACGGTGGAGTGCATTCGCATATAGACCATTTGTTTGCCTTGATAGACGAAACCGAAAAACACGGTTTAGACCAAGTATTTGTTCACGCATTTACAGACGGACGCGATGTAGATCCGAAATCGGGGGTAATTCACATTGGAAATTTAGAGAAAAAACTTCAAAATACTTCGGCAAAATTAGCTTCTATCGTTGGTAGATATTACGCAATGGATAGGGACAAACGCTGGGAACGCGTACAAAAAGCCTATGATTTGTTGGTAAAAGGAGTAGGTGAGCCGTTTGCAAATGGAGTTCAAGCTATGGAGGCTTCATATACGGCAGGTGTTACCGATGAGTTTGTGTTGCCGATTTCTATTGTTGCCAATGACGAACGCCCAGCGACCATTGCTCCAGACGATGTGGTGATTTTCTTCAACTTCCGCACCGATAGAGGACGCCAATTGACAGAAGTGCTTTCACAAATCGATTTACCAGAATTTGGTATGAACAAATTGCCTTTGAAATATGTAACGATGACCAATTATGACGATAATTTCAAGGGAATTGAAGTGATTTACGACAAAGGAAATATTCAAAATACTTTGGGAGAAGTTTTGGCAAATGCAGGTAAAAGGCAAATTCGCATGGCGGAAACAGAAAAATATCCGCATGTAACTTTCTTTTTCTCAGGAGGTAGAGAAGAAGAGTTTTTGGGCGAAAAACGCATTTTGTGTCCGTCTCCAAAAGTGGCTACTTATGATTTGAAACCCGAAATGAGTGCTTACGATTTGAAAAACGCTTTGATTACTGAATTGAAAGCACAATCTGCGGATTTTGTATGTTTAAATTTTGCCAACGGAGACATGGTAGGACATACAGGCGATTTACAAGCAGCTATCAAAGCCTGTGAAACAGTGGATACTTGTGTAAGCGAAATCGTACCTGTGGCATTGGAAAATGATTATACCTTGTTGATTATCGCCGACCACGGAAACTGCGAAACGATGATCAATCCAGACGGTACGCCAAATACCGCACACACAACCAACCCAGTACCGATGATTGTGGTGGACAAAATGTCACACAAAGTGTCAGACGGAATTTTGGGAGATGTAGCACCGACGATTTTACATTTGATGGGTGTGGCTCAACCGGTAGAAATGACTGGCAAGGCGTTGGTGGAGTGA
- a CDS encoding GEVED domain-containing protein, whose amino-acid sequence MGFNNDGEFEETEIIANAFSGISLSDSDDHILIPADTSAGTYRLRIATQYVGAPQPCDNEGGYGEAQDYTFTLLAAPNCISPNTFSMQERTDTTFTLGWNGNTSSYLIKIDAVNNESSTLKFIKK is encoded by the coding sequence GTGGGCTTTAATAATGATGGAGAATTTGAAGAGACAGAGATTATTGCAAATGCTTTTTCTGGAATTTCTTTATCAGACTCTGATGATCATATTTTGATTCCTGCGGATACCTCAGCAGGAACCTATAGATTGCGAATAGCTACACAATATGTAGGTGCACCACAGCCATGTGATAATGAAGGAGGGTACGGTGAGGCACAAGATTATACTTTTACATTACTTGCTGCACCGAATTGTATTTCACCAAATACATTCAGTATGCAAGAACGTACAGATACGACGTTTACTTTGGGATGGAATGGTAATACATCTTCTTATTTAATCAAAATAGATGCTGTAAACAACGAATCATCTACTTTGAAATTTATCAAAAAATAA
- the panD gene encoding aspartate 1-decarboxylase, whose product MQIEVLKSKIHRVKVTGADLNYIGSITIDADLLEAANMIEGEKVSIVNVNNGERFETYIIKGTKGSGEITLNGPAARRVQKDDIIIVISYALMDFEEAKTFKPWVIFPNENNNSLKQ is encoded by the coding sequence ATGCAAATAGAAGTTTTAAAATCAAAAATCCACCGCGTTAAAGTAACAGGTGCTGATTTAAATTATATTGGTAGCATCACAATTGATGCCGATTTGTTGGAAGCAGCAAATATGATAGAAGGTGAAAAGGTTTCTATTGTAAACGTAAACAATGGCGAACGATTCGAAACCTATATCATCAAAGGTACAAAAGGCAGTGGCGAAATCACACTAAACGGACCAGCCGCTCGTAGAGTACAAAAAGACGACATCATCATCGTGATTTCGTACGCTTTGATGGATTTTGAAGAAGCCAAAACGTTTAAACCATGGGTGATTTTCCCTAACGAAAACAACAATTCTTTAAAGCAATGA
- a CDS encoding YbhN family protein codes for MKSLKKITFTILPLLLGVFLIYKSFDLLTAEQFEKVKLHFKNAHYQYILLSLLFMKLSQASRAIRWSYAIQHLGYKTNFIANFIAISIGYMVNLTIPRSGEISRALILKKHKNIPFDKAFGTIVAERIVDFILLATLCFTGLLLNYKLLYQFALQFINIRQLSLLLTITAIIGITILYFLLKTKKVRKFFNGFIEGLYSILKMKKRMPFILHSLFIWVAFILSFYFGTLAIDGTSQLSANAILASFITGSIVISFTNGGIGAFPLLIGQILLSYHIPLEDGTAFGWLLWSSQTLLVILLGAISLLYLSIFSKK; via the coding sequence ATGAAATCTTTAAAAAAAATAACTTTTACAATACTCCCACTACTCTTGGGAGTATTTTTAATTTATAAAAGTTTTGATTTATTGACTGCTGAGCAATTTGAAAAAGTAAAACTCCACTTCAAAAACGCTCACTATCAATACATCCTACTTTCATTACTCTTTATGAAGCTCAGCCAGGCTTCCAGAGCCATTCGCTGGTCCTACGCAATCCAACACTTGGGATACAAAACCAATTTTATAGCCAACTTTATCGCTATTTCCATAGGGTATATGGTCAATCTCACCATCCCTCGTTCGGGCGAAATCTCACGAGCTCTAATTCTAAAAAAACACAAAAACATCCCCTTTGACAAAGCCTTTGGTACTATAGTAGCCGAACGCATCGTAGATTTCATCCTACTGGCTACTCTATGTTTCACCGGATTGCTGCTCAACTACAAACTACTGTATCAATTTGCTTTACAGTTTATCAACATACGACAACTCTCTCTTTTACTAACAATTACAGCAATTATCGGTATAACAATACTTTACTTTTTATTAAAAACCAAAAAAGTCAGAAAATTCTTTAATGGCTTTATCGAAGGATTATACAGCATACTAAAAATGAAAAAGAGAATGCCTTTCATCCTGCATTCTCTCTTTATATGGGTAGCATTTATACTCTCCTTTTATTTTGGCACATTGGCTATCGACGGCACCTCTCAGCTATCAGCAAATGCTATTTTAGCATCCTTTATCACAGGGAGCATTGTCATCAGCTTTACCAACGGAGGCATCGGAGCCTTTCCTCTACTCATCGGACAGATTTTACTATCATATCACATCCCCCTCGAAGACGGAACCGCCTTTGGATGGTTGCTTTGGAGTTCTCAAACCTTACTTGTCATCCTATTAGGAGCCATATCATTGCTATACCTCAGTATATTTTCAAAAAAATAA
- the pnuC gene encoding nicotinamide riboside transporter PnuC has protein sequence MKLDEIQIIGVLFSILQVTFAFFNKTIHYLFGIIGILIMLYVMFLSKLYAEFSINVYYLIMSVYGWVYWCYGIEQREVGLSKTTAIEWKITLAIVLLSFGLGYYLLANFTDTDVPFWDSFSSCFAWGGMWLLAKRKVENWLLLSVSNLINIPLMYYKELNGYAFLYVFLLVVGIMGYFKWLKIMQGERESEQLA, from the coding sequence ATGAAATTAGATGAAATTCAAATCATAGGAGTGCTGTTTAGCATTTTGCAGGTTACATTTGCTTTTTTCAACAAAACTATACATTATTTATTTGGAATCATTGGCATATTGATTATGCTGTATGTGATGTTTTTATCTAAATTGTATGCAGAGTTTTCTATCAATGTGTACTACCTAATTATGAGTGTATATGGTTGGGTGTATTGGTGTTATGGTATCGAACAGAGAGAAGTAGGCTTGTCAAAAACTACGGCAATCGAATGGAAAATCACTTTGGCTATAGTGTTGTTGAGTTTTGGATTGGGCTATTATTTATTAGCCAATTTTACGGATACCGATGTGCCGTTTTGGGATTCGTTTTCGAGTTGTTTTGCTTGGGGCGGTATGTGGCTTTTGGCAAAGCGAAAAGTGGAAAACTGGCTCTTGCTCAGCGTAAGTAACCTTATCAACATTCCGCTGATGTACTACAAAGAATTGAACGGATATGCGTTTTTGTATGTGTTTTTGTTGGTAGTAGGAATTATGGGTTATTTTAAATGGTTGAAAATCATGCAAGGGGAAAGAGAAAGCGAACAACTGGCATAA
- a CDS encoding S9 family peptidase has protein sequence MTNNIIAQNEPKAKQIPFEMHHHGDLRVDNYYWLNQRENPEVIAYLEEENAYYKQQTAHTKDFQETLFQEIKARIKEDDESVPYFYNGYWYITRFETGKGYPIYARKKGSLNAPEEILFDCNELAKGYAYFKLTGINISDDNRYCAFGVDTVSRREYTIKVKDLQTGELLDTEITNTTGGSTWAADGKSLFYSRKDKQTLRPFQIFRHTVGIDAKHDVLVFEEKDDTFGTFIYRSKSKKYLIIGSESTLTTEYQILEADNPTGDFRIFQKRTKGLEYSISHYGNQFFIVTNKDKAENFKIMTTAENETAASFWKEFIPHRKETLIEGIDIFDKFLVVSERTNGLNQIWIKPWEGDGYYLPFDSETYTAYTTTNIDFDTTTLRYAYQSMATPASVIDFDMVTKERTVKKVQEVLGDFSVENYEEKRVWAIAEDGVKIPISLVYKKGLQLNGENPVLLYGYGSYGASMEPYFSSTRLSLLDRGFVFAIAHIRGGEDLGRQWYEMGKLLQKRNTFTDFIACSEYLINEKYTSPNHLYAEGGSAGGLLMGSVINMRPELYHGVIAQVPFVDVVTTMLDDTIPLTTGEYDEWGNPNDKQYYDYMKSYSPYDNVVAQDYPHLYVSTGFHDSQVQYWEPAKWVAKIRSLRTNNNQLYLDTNMDTGHGSSSDRFEALREVAKEYSFLLHLAGKVR, from the coding sequence ATGACTAATAATATAATCGCTCAGAACGAGCCAAAAGCAAAGCAAATTCCGTTTGAAATGCATCATCATGGAGATTTGCGAGTAGATAATTACTATTGGTTGAATCAACGCGAAAATCCTGAGGTAATCGCTTACCTTGAAGAGGAAAATGCGTATTACAAACAACAAACTGCTCATACCAAAGATTTTCAAGAAACGCTTTTCCAAGAAATAAAAGCTCGTATCAAAGAAGATGACGAGTCGGTACCGTATTTTTACAACGGTTACTGGTACATTACGCGTTTTGAAACAGGAAAAGGCTATCCGATTTATGCTCGTAAAAAAGGTTCGCTCAATGCTCCTGAAGAAATTTTGTTTGACTGTAACGAATTGGCAAAAGGTTATGCTTATTTCAAATTGACGGGCATTAATATTTCCGACGACAACCGCTATTGTGCCTTTGGTGTGGATACCGTTTCGCGTAGAGAATATACCATCAAAGTAAAGGATTTGCAAACAGGCGAATTGCTCGATACCGAAATCACCAATACTACTGGTGGAAGTACTTGGGCAGCAGATGGGAAATCACTTTTTTATTCTCGAAAAGACAAACAAACACTAAGACCTTTTCAGATTTTTAGACACACGGTTGGTATTGATGCCAAACACGATGTATTGGTTTTTGAGGAAAAAGACGACACTTTTGGAACTTTTATTTATCGCTCAAAATCAAAAAAATATTTAATCATCGGTAGCGAAAGTACGCTAACAACGGAATATCAAATTTTGGAAGCAGACAATCCTACTGGGGATTTTAGAATATTTCAAAAGCGTACCAAAGGATTGGAATATTCGATTTCACATTATGGCAATCAATTTTTTATTGTTACAAACAAAGATAAAGCGGAAAATTTCAAAATTATGACTACAGCCGAAAACGAAACAGCGGCGAGTTTTTGGAAAGAATTTATTCCTCATAGAAAGGAAACTTTGATTGAGGGAATTGATATTTTCGATAAGTTTTTGGTAGTTTCGGAAAGAACCAATGGTTTGAATCAAATTTGGATTAAACCATGGGAAGGCGATGGGTATTATTTGCCGTTTGACAGCGAAACTTACACTGCATATACCACAACCAATATCGATTTTGATACTACAACGCTCAGATATGCCTATCAATCGATGGCTACTCCTGCTTCTGTAATCGATTTTGATATGGTTACAAAGGAAAGAACAGTGAAAAAAGTGCAGGAAGTATTGGGTGATTTTTCAGTTGAAAATTACGAAGAAAAACGAGTTTGGGCTATTGCGGAAGATGGAGTGAAAATTCCGATATCGTTGGTCTATAAAAAAGGTCTTCAACTCAATGGGGAAAATCCTGTGTTGTTGTACGGTTATGGTTCATACGGAGCTTCGATGGAGCCGTATTTTTCAAGTACGAGATTGTCTTTGTTGGACAGAGGATTTGTATTTGCTATTGCACACATTCGCGGAGGAGAAGATTTGGGAAGACAATGGTATGAAATGGGGAAATTGCTCCAAAAACGCAATACATTTACCGATTTTATTGCTTGTTCGGAATATTTAATCAACGAAAAATATACTTCGCCTAATCATTTGTATGCCGAGGGCGGAAGTGCTGGTGGATTGCTGATGGGATCGGTCATCAATATGCGTCCTGAGTTATACCACGGAGTAATTGCACAAGTGCCGTTTGTAGATGTGGTAACAACGATGCTCGACGATACCATTCCTTTGACCACAGGAGAATATGATGAATGGGGAAATCCAAATGACAAGCAGTATTACGACTATATGAAATCCTATTCGCCTTACGACAATGTGGTAGCTCAGGATTATCCGCATTTGTATGTTTCTACAGGATTTCACGATTCGCAGGTGCAGTATTGGGAACCTGCGAAGTGGGTAGCGAAAATCCGCAGTTTGCGTACCAACAACAATCAGTTGTATTTAGATACCAATATGGATACTGGACACGGCTCGTCGTCTGACCGATTTGAGGCGTTGAGAGAAGTAGCAAAAGAGTACAGCTTTTTGTTGCATTTGGCTGGGAAAGTAAGATAA
- a CDS encoding OmpA family protein, which produces MYFSTDGRVGLGGLDVFGVKTYADRSFGEVQNLGAPINTNADDFAYYIDYQTKQGFVSSNREGGKGNDDIYSFLEVRPLQLDCLQNLTVVVVDRNTKEEIKDASLTLYDLVYNVEKRGATYNYGAYRFEKDFGCKESYRVKAEKAGYNAAETVAYLPAKSGETKVVIELEPVKIPFKEGDDLFKVLNLNPIYFDLDKHFIRPDAALELAKVLAVMEEYPTMVIDIRSHTDSRASFKYNERLSDRRAKSTREWLISKGIAPSRLTAKGYGEYELTNRCSDGVPCTEEEHQANRRSEFIIISM; this is translated from the coding sequence TTGTACTTTTCAACAGACGGTCGTGTAGGTTTGGGAGGATTGGATGTATTTGGCGTAAAAACGTATGCAGACAGAAGCTTTGGAGAGGTTCAAAACTTAGGAGCACCGATCAACACCAACGCAGATGATTTTGCTTATTACATCGATTATCAAACCAAACAAGGATTTGTGTCATCTAACCGCGAGGGAGGAAAAGGGAATGATGACATTTATAGTTTCTTAGAAGTACGCCCATTACAATTAGATTGTTTACAAAACTTGACTGTAGTGGTAGTAGATAGAAATACCAAAGAAGAGATCAAGGATGCTTCATTGACATTGTACGATTTGGTTTACAATGTAGAAAAGAGAGGAGCGACTTACAACTATGGTGCGTATAGATTTGAGAAGGACTTTGGGTGTAAAGAGAGCTACCGAGTAAAAGCAGAGAAAGCGGGTTACAATGCTGCAGAGACAGTAGCGTATTTACCAGCAAAGAGCGGCGAGACGAAGGTAGTGATCGAGTTAGAGCCAGTAAAGATACCGTTCAAGGAAGGGGACGATTTGTTTAAGGTGTTGAACTTAAATCCGATATACTTTGACTTAGACAAGCACTTTATTCGTCCTGACGCAGCGTTAGAGTTGGCAAAAGTATTGGCAGTAATGGAGGAATATCCGACGATGGTTATCGATATCCGTTCGCATACGGATAGTAGAGCTTCGTTTAAATACAACGAGCGATTATCAGACCGAAGAGCGAAATCGACACGAGAGTGGTTGATTAGCAAAGGGATTGCTCCATCACGTTTGACAGCCAAAGGATATGGAGAATACGAGTTGACTAACAGATGTTCGGACGGTGTACCATGTACGGAAGAAGAACACCAAGCAAACCGTAGATCAGAGTTCATCATCATTAGTATGTAA
- a CDS encoding type IX secretion system membrane protein PorP/SprF, which translates to MKVSSKINKMLLGVILLGCAQAHSQQDPQYTNYMYNTVNINPAYAGNRGVLSVFGLHRTQWVGLDGAPTTNAFSIHTPIEGSKLGIGLSFVNDRLGVTEENTASIDVSYTVDLNQRGSKLSFGIKGTANFLNVEYSRLKAAHPNDPYLAANIENQFTPNIGAGVYWHNDNTYLGLSVPNFLENNRFDEGVYSSMNQRMHFFLTGGHVFEVNPMLKFKPAFLLKAVEGAPLQADVTGNFLIHDKLVLGAGYRWSAAWSALAGFHLTDELFIGYAYDSETTKLHTYNSGSHEVFLRYELFKKYRRVNSPRFF; encoded by the coding sequence ATGAAAGTATCAAGTAAAATAAACAAGATGCTATTGGGAGTAATCTTGTTGGGGTGTGCACAAGCACACTCCCAACAAGATCCTCAATACACAAATTACATGTACAACACGGTAAATATCAACCCAGCATATGCGGGAAATAGAGGCGTGTTGAGTGTATTTGGGTTACATCGTACCCAATGGGTAGGATTGGATGGTGCCCCTACAACCAATGCATTTTCAATTCACACTCCGATAGAGGGGTCAAAATTGGGTATTGGCTTGAGTTTTGTAAATGACCGTTTGGGGGTTACAGAGGAAAACACAGCTAGTATCGATGTTTCATATACTGTGGATTTAAACCAAAGAGGAAGTAAATTGAGTTTTGGTATCAAAGGAACAGCGAACTTTTTAAACGTAGAATATAGCCGTTTGAAAGCAGCACATCCAAACGATCCGTATTTGGCAGCAAATATTGAGAATCAATTTACACCAAATATCGGAGCCGGAGTTTACTGGCACAACGACAATACGTATTTAGGATTGTCAGTTCCGAACTTTTTGGAGAACAATCGATTTGACGAAGGGGTTTATAGTTCGATGAACCAACGCATGCACTTTTTCCTAACGGGAGGGCATGTTTTTGAAGTAAACCCGATGTTGAAATTCAAGCCTGCCTTTTTGTTAAAAGCAGTAGAAGGAGCACCGTTGCAAGCCGATGTAACAGGAAATTTCTTGATCCACGACAAGTTGGTATTAGGAGCGGGTTACAGATGGAGTGCAGCCTGGAGTGCATTAGCAGGTTTTCATTTGACAGACGAGTTGTTTATAGGATATGCGTATGACTCGGAGACGACGAAATTGCATACCTACAACAGCGGCTCACATGAGGTGTTCTTGCGATATGAATTGTTTAAAAAGTATCGTCGCGTAAATTCGCCACGTTTCTTCTAA